The following proteins come from a genomic window of Corallococcus sp. NCRR:
- a CDS encoding 1,4-dihydroxy-2-naphthoate polyprenyltransferase has protein sequence MAVRPKTLTAGAVPVLVGTALAYGNGVGRLLPALAALVGAVLIQIGTNFINDFYDYKKGADTEERLGPKRVTQSGLIAPGTVLLGGLGCFALATLVGLYLVAVGGWPIVAIGVASLLCGYAYTGGPFPLAYLGLGDLFVLIFFGIVAVTGTYYVQAGVVSPAAWWASVPVGAIGTCLIVVNNQRDASTDVKAGKRTMAVRFGQGFGRAEYVLLLVASYVTPFVLFARGYASAWVFLPLLSLPLVAPPLKLMLKAEGAALNPALGGTAKLQMVFGLLFAAGLYLR, from the coding sequence ATGGCCGTGCGTCCGAAGACGCTGACGGCGGGCGCGGTGCCGGTGCTGGTGGGCACGGCGCTCGCGTACGGCAACGGGGTGGGGCGCCTGTTGCCCGCGCTCGCGGCGCTCGTGGGCGCGGTGCTGATCCAGATCGGCACCAACTTCATCAACGACTTCTATGACTACAAGAAGGGCGCGGACACCGAGGAGCGCCTGGGGCCCAAGCGCGTGACGCAGAGCGGGCTCATCGCGCCGGGCACGGTGCTCCTGGGCGGCCTCGGGTGCTTCGCGCTGGCGACGCTGGTGGGGCTGTACCTGGTGGCGGTGGGCGGCTGGCCCATCGTGGCCATCGGCGTGGCCTCGCTCTTGTGCGGCTATGCGTACACGGGGGGCCCGTTCCCGCTGGCCTACCTGGGCCTGGGCGACCTGTTCGTGCTCATCTTCTTCGGCATCGTCGCGGTGACGGGCACGTACTACGTGCAGGCCGGCGTCGTGAGCCCGGCGGCCTGGTGGGCGTCGGTGCCGGTGGGCGCCATCGGCACGTGCCTCATCGTGGTGAACAACCAGCGCGACGCGAGCACGGACGTGAAGGCCGGCAAGCGAACGATGGCGGTGCGCTTCGGCCAGGGCTTCGGCCGCGCGGAGTACGTGCTGCTGCTGGTGGCCTCCTATGTCACGCCGTTCGTGCTGTTCGCCAGGGGCTACGCGAGCGCCTGGGTCTTCCTGCCGCTCTTGAGCCTGCCGCTGGTGGCGCCGCCGCTGAAGCTGATGCTGAAGGCCGAGGGCGCGGCGCTCAACCCCGCGCTGGGCGGGACGGCGAAGCTGCAGATGGTGTTCGGGCTGCTGTTCGCGGCCGGGCTGTACCTGCGCTGA
- the menD gene encoding 2-succinyl-5-enolpyruvyl-6-hydroxy-3-cyclohexene-1-carboxylic-acid synthase codes for MSLDANLNVLWSRALLEELVRGGVRHAVVCPGSRSSALALACAHTPGLRVWSVIDERSAGFFALGMAKQSRQPVVLVATSGSAGAHFFPAVVEAAMAQVPLIILTADRPLELQGWGAPQTVPQARFYGDFARMFADVGMPEASSAAIAHLRATAARAVSTACRAPRGAVQLNVPFREPLAPIAQDFGAEKLTALAREGRTDAPLTRISQSSRAPDAAALDEVRARIATTERGVIVCGPRDEDDGFAEAITALSLATGYPVLAEATSQARYGGGPLTVSLYDALLRHEPFARSHTPEVVLRFGGGLTPKSPQQWLDASGADITVFSDEGALYDPAHRATRVVEGNAVLACRALTQALSRGPGRWAQDFVNAERVARNALETALAEQSDGLTEPRLAREVVAALPANALFFVSSSMPIRAVDAFAHGGGVPLRVLANRGANGIDGIVSSAAGMAAAAGRPAVLLSGDLALLHDVGGLVSAARARVPLTVVVVNNDGGGIFSFLPLAQVAKPDEFEALFGTPHGVDLSHAAALAGARFERPTTPTALRAAVRTGLEGGLHLVEVVVDRATNVDAHRHLFTRMAAALGEGPWA; via the coding sequence ATGTCCCTGGACGCCAACCTCAACGTGCTGTGGTCGCGTGCGCTGCTGGAAGAACTGGTGCGTGGCGGCGTGCGGCACGCGGTGGTGTGTCCGGGTTCGCGCTCGTCCGCGCTGGCGCTCGCCTGCGCGCACACGCCGGGCCTGCGAGTCTGGTCCGTCATCGACGAGCGGAGCGCGGGCTTCTTCGCGCTGGGCATGGCGAAGCAGTCGCGTCAGCCGGTGGTGCTGGTCGCGACGAGCGGCTCCGCGGGCGCGCACTTCTTCCCGGCCGTCGTCGAGGCGGCCATGGCCCAGGTGCCGTTGATCATCCTCACGGCGGACCGGCCGCTGGAGCTGCAGGGCTGGGGCGCGCCGCAGACGGTGCCCCAGGCGCGCTTCTACGGCGACTTCGCGAGGATGTTCGCGGACGTGGGCATGCCCGAGGCGAGCAGCGCCGCCATCGCGCACCTGCGCGCCACGGCCGCCCGCGCGGTGAGCACCGCGTGCCGCGCGCCCCGGGGCGCCGTGCAGCTCAACGTGCCGTTCCGCGAGCCGCTGGCGCCCATCGCGCAGGACTTCGGCGCGGAGAAGCTGACGGCGCTCGCGAGGGAAGGGCGGACGGACGCGCCCCTCACCCGCATCTCGCAGTCGTCGCGGGCCCCGGACGCGGCGGCGTTGGATGAGGTGCGCGCGCGCATCGCCACCACCGAGCGCGGCGTCATCGTGTGCGGTCCCCGCGACGAGGACGACGGCTTCGCGGAGGCCATCACCGCGCTGAGCCTGGCCACGGGCTACCCGGTGCTCGCGGAGGCCACGTCGCAGGCGCGCTACGGAGGCGGCCCGCTGACCGTGTCGCTCTACGACGCGCTCCTGCGCCACGAGCCGTTCGCGCGGAGCCACACGCCGGAGGTGGTGCTGCGCTTCGGCGGAGGCCTGACGCCCAAGTCGCCGCAGCAGTGGCTGGACGCCTCCGGCGCGGACATCACCGTCTTCAGCGATGAGGGCGCGCTGTACGACCCGGCGCACCGGGCCACGCGCGTGGTGGAAGGCAACGCGGTGCTCGCGTGCCGTGCGCTGACGCAAGCGCTGTCGCGAGGCCCCGGCCGCTGGGCGCAGGACTTCGTCAACGCGGAGCGGGTGGCGCGCAACGCGCTGGAGACGGCGCTCGCTGAACAGTCCGATGGACTGACCGAGCCCCGGCTGGCGCGCGAGGTGGTGGCGGCGCTGCCGGCGAACGCGCTCTTCTTTGTCTCCAGCAGCATGCCCATCCGCGCGGTGGACGCGTTCGCGCACGGGGGCGGTGTCCCGCTGCGCGTGCTGGCGAATCGAGGGGCCAACGGCATCGACGGCATCGTGTCCAGCGCGGCGGGCATGGCCGCGGCGGCGGGGCGGCCCGCGGTGCTCCTCTCCGGTGATCTGGCGCTCCTGCACGACGTGGGTGGGCTCGTCTCGGCGGCGCGGGCGCGCGTGCCCCTGACGGTCGTGGTGGTGAACAACGACGGCGGCGGCATCTTCTCCTTCCTGCCGCTGGCGCAGGTGGCGAAGCCGGACGAGTTCGAGGCCCTCTTCGGCACGCCGCACGGCGTGGACCTGTCGCACGCGGCGGCGCTCGCGGGGGCTCGCTTCGAGCGGCCCACGACGCCCACGGCCCTGCGCGCGGCGGTGCGCACCGGGCTGGAGGGAGGCCTCCATCTGGTGGAGGTCGTAGTGGACCGGGCCACCAACGTGGATGCGCACCGGCACCTCTTCACGCGGATGGCCGCCGCACTGGGAGAAGGACCATGGGCGTGA
- the aroF gene encoding 3-deoxy-7-phosphoheptulonate synthase, whose product MQVGAVEVGGPGFVVMAGPCAVEGAEQLELAARAVAQAGAHMLRGGVFKPRTSPYAFQGMGEPGLKLLVDAGRRHGLPIISEVMETEQLPLMAQHSDILQVGARNMQNFGLLRALGKLRKPVLLKRGLSATVQEWLNAAEYILAGGNEQVMLCERGIRTFETAMRNTLDLAAVAWAKERTHLPVIVDPSHATGIPSLIAPMSLAAAACGADGLLIEVHPRPEQALCDGQQAMSPGDFATLMQRLPGVLAAVDRHLWTPAGPAQIAGAR is encoded by the coding sequence GTGCAGGTGGGGGCCGTGGAGGTGGGCGGGCCCGGCTTCGTGGTGATGGCGGGGCCGTGCGCGGTGGAGGGCGCCGAGCAGTTGGAACTGGCGGCCCGCGCGGTGGCGCAGGCGGGCGCGCACATGCTGCGTGGAGGCGTGTTCAAGCCGCGCACCAGTCCGTATGCGTTCCAGGGCATGGGGGAGCCGGGGCTGAAGCTGTTGGTGGACGCCGGGCGGCGCCACGGCCTACCCATCATCAGCGAGGTGATGGAGACCGAGCAGCTGCCCCTGATGGCGCAGCACTCGGACATCCTCCAGGTGGGCGCGCGGAACATGCAGAACTTCGGGCTCCTGCGCGCGCTGGGGAAGCTGCGCAAGCCGGTGCTGCTCAAGCGCGGGCTGTCCGCCACGGTGCAGGAGTGGCTCAACGCCGCCGAGTACATCCTGGCGGGCGGCAACGAGCAGGTGATGCTCTGCGAGCGCGGCATCCGCACCTTCGAGACCGCGATGCGCAACACGCTGGACCTGGCCGCGGTGGCGTGGGCGAAGGAGCGCACGCACCTGCCGGTCATCGTGGATCCCTCGCATGCGACGGGCATTCCTTCCCTTATCGCGCCCATGTCGCTGGCGGCGGCGGCCTGCGGTGCGGATGGATTGTTGATTGAAGTCCACCCCCGGCCGGAGCAGGCGCTGTGCGACGGTCAGCAGGCGATGTCGCCCGGGGATTTCGCTACGTTGATGCAACGGCTGCCGGGCGTGCTCGCCGCGGTGGACCGTCACCTTTGGACGCCGGCGGGGCCGGCACAGATCGCGGGGGCGCGATGA
- a CDS encoding shikimate kinase produces the protein MGAQTVVIAGHRAAGKTRLLPLVSKLLGRTGLDLDAELERRHGRPLRTWVAESPTTFRAAERETLGLLPQGSVVAVGGGFLSHHPEALAGHFTLVVPVTFDTYRERLMADTTRPRLRTDVSLEEELHSLFHEREALHARVPTISLADFLRGCLAQEPD, from the coding sequence ATGGGCGCGCAGACCGTCGTCATCGCGGGCCACCGCGCGGCCGGCAAGACGCGCCTGTTGCCGCTCGTCTCGAAGCTGCTCGGGCGCACCGGGCTGGACCTGGACGCGGAGCTGGAGCGCCGGCATGGGCGCCCGCTCCGCACCTGGGTGGCTGAATCCCCCACCACCTTCCGCGCCGCCGAGCGCGAGACGCTGGGCCTCCTGCCCCAGGGCAGCGTGGTGGCGGTGGGCGGCGGCTTCCTGTCGCATCACCCGGAAGCGCTCGCGGGGCACTTCACGCTCGTCGTCCCCGTCACCTTCGACACGTATCGCGAGCGGCTGATGGCGGACACCACGCGCCCCCGGCTGCGCACGGATGTGTCGCTGGAGGAGGAGCTCCACTCGCTGTTCCATGAACGCGAGGCGCTGCACGCCCGCGTCCCCACCATCTCCCTGGCGGACTTCCTCCGGGGCTGCCTTGCCCAGGAGCCTGACTGA
- the ubiE gene encoding bifunctional demethylmenaquinone methyltransferase/2-methoxy-6-polyprenyl-1,4-benzoquinol methylase UbiE translates to MSTEVRQMFSSIATRYDVTNEVLSLGIHRLWRRAAVKLSGAKEGSHVLDCATGTGDLALAFKRKVGSTGRVVGTDFCPEMLESAPAKAAKAGLEVEFQVQDAMALTLPDNTFDVASISFGIRNVDDPVKCLQEMARVVRPGGRVVVLEFGQPTGPYGALFRFYSKTVMPAIGGLLTGNRAAYQYLPRTAAAFPAGDRFLSLMDQAGAYSERAAHPLLFGTAYVYVGTVR, encoded by the coding sequence ATGAGCACCGAAGTCCGTCAGATGTTCTCCTCCATCGCCACGCGCTACGACGTGACGAACGAAGTCCTCTCGCTCGGCATCCACCGCCTGTGGCGGCGCGCGGCGGTGAAGCTCAGCGGCGCGAAGGAAGGCAGCCACGTGCTGGACTGCGCGACCGGCACGGGCGACCTGGCGCTGGCGTTCAAGCGCAAGGTGGGCTCCACGGGCCGCGTGGTGGGCACGGACTTCTGCCCGGAGATGCTGGAGAGCGCGCCGGCCAAGGCGGCCAAGGCGGGGCTGGAGGTGGAGTTCCAGGTGCAGGACGCCATGGCGCTCACCCTGCCGGACAACACGTTCGACGTGGCGTCCATCTCCTTCGGCATCCGCAACGTGGATGATCCGGTGAAGTGCCTCCAGGAGATGGCGCGCGTGGTGCGCCCCGGAGGCCGCGTGGTGGTGCTGGAGTTCGGCCAGCCCACGGGCCCGTACGGCGCGCTGTTCCGCTTCTACAGCAAGACGGTGATGCCGGCGATTGGCGGCCTGCTCACGGGCAACCGCGCGGCGTACCAGTACCTGCCCCGCACCGCCGCGGCCTTCCCCGCCGGCGACCGCTTCCTCTCCCTGATGGACCAGGCCGGCGCCTACTCCGAGCGCGCCGCCCACCCCCTGCTGTTTGGAACCGCCTACGTCTATGTCGGCACCGTCCGTTGA
- a CDS encoding shikimate dehydrogenase → MATRRIITLPPTLTGADAVTFARDGLQRGADVIEVRTDLHAPGDIDPDALARVMPLLVSERGKPLPAPWIQAAWRVDRDVERAQDMDAPPGKLLASHHAEGPLTTTEALQRWSRPIPPDALVKHVEPMDGPAHLEVLLQTQAALSQRFGAERVTVLGMGPVAIPARAVLSRRNGLEYVAMGGPWTAAPGQRLLDDVVREHRKAKDPHAPRLGILGTAIPHSRSPRIHRQPFDRIDLAEDAPVEAVVDALLPHYAGFAVTSPFKMRLAKHTGSSLDAINTLVRRGSRWESFNTDTEGARAVLERLGAKDVSVLGDGGSTQALRLVAAEHGFALRVVKRAEIQAPLSGDWVWTWPDRVAPPENLRFQGARVAVIAYGAPGRRVAAEIVRRGGTPLLLGAAWFVAQARRQRQLWETAT, encoded by the coding sequence ATGGCCACCCGGCGCATCATCACCCTGCCCCCCACGCTCACCGGCGCGGACGCCGTCACCTTCGCGCGCGACGGCCTCCAGCGGGGCGCGGACGTCATCGAGGTGCGGACCGACCTGCATGCTCCCGGTGATATCGATCCGGACGCGCTCGCCCGCGTGATGCCGCTGCTCGTCTCCGAGCGGGGCAAGCCGCTGCCCGCGCCGTGGATCCAGGCCGCGTGGCGCGTGGACCGCGACGTGGAGCGCGCGCAGGACATGGACGCGCCGCCAGGGAAGCTGCTCGCGTCACACCACGCGGAAGGTCCGCTGACGACGACGGAGGCGCTCCAGCGCTGGTCCCGCCCCATTCCGCCGGATGCGCTGGTGAAGCACGTGGAGCCCATGGACGGGCCCGCGCACCTGGAGGTGCTGCTCCAGACGCAGGCCGCATTGTCCCAGCGCTTTGGCGCCGAGCGCGTCACCGTGCTGGGCATGGGGCCGGTCGCCATCCCGGCGCGCGCGGTGCTCTCGCGCAGGAACGGCCTGGAGTACGTGGCCATGGGTGGCCCGTGGACGGCGGCCCCGGGACAGCGCCTTCTGGACGACGTGGTGCGCGAGCACCGCAAGGCGAAGGATCCGCACGCGCCGCGCCTGGGCATCCTGGGCACGGCCATTCCGCACTCGCGCTCGCCGCGCATCCACCGACAGCCGTTCGACCGCATCGACCTGGCCGAGGACGCGCCGGTGGAGGCGGTGGTGGACGCGCTCTTGCCGCACTACGCGGGCTTCGCCGTGACGAGCCCGTTCAAGATGCGGCTCGCGAAGCACACGGGCTCGTCGCTGGACGCCATCAACACGCTGGTGCGCCGGGGCTCGCGGTGGGAGTCCTTCAACACCGACACGGAAGGCGCGCGCGCGGTGCTGGAGCGCCTGGGCGCGAAGGACGTGTCGGTGCTGGGCGACGGCGGCTCCACGCAGGCCCTGCGGCTGGTGGCCGCTGAACATGGATTCGCCCTGCGGGTCGTGAAGCGCGCGGAGATACAAGCCCCGCTGTCCGGGGATTGGGTCTGGACATGGCCGGACCGCGTGGCCCCCCCCGAAAACCTGCGATTCCAGGGGGCACGCGTGGCGGTGATCGCATACGGTGCGCCCGGCCGGCGCGTCGCCGCGGAGATCGTTCGCCGCGGGGGCACCCCTCTCCTGCTAGGTGCGGCGTGGTTCGTCGCCCAGGCCCGGCGGCAGCGACAACTCTGGGAAACGGCGACATGA
- the menC gene encoding o-succinylbenzoate synthase, protein MRIIEATLTPLHLTLANPLKTARGSYSTRDGFLVRLRDEEGHVGQGEAMPLPEFGTESLALTHTVLRGWLSALKGQTLEDSIEGVEATLVPSASEELRQRGARIRGIDPEEPVPAAQHGLELALLDLVAQRKGVPLCWLLAEEARQEVLVNALLSAEDPEALAREARAAVEEGYQTLKVKVAGRSLDEDEARVRAVRDAVGPRVRLRLDANGGWTEPEANRALDRLGWYDLELVEQPTPPEDLQALWRVQRRAPCIIAADETLATPAAVRTLLTMDLGGGPAVGAVVIKPMVLGGLLPSMVVALRAARMGMHAYVTSSIDGVVARAGAAHLASALPSGELASGLAVGRLFADEPRDHPYQPRGGLVRLRDLPGLGLNPDFNREH, encoded by the coding sequence ATGCGCATCATCGAGGCGACCCTCACTCCGCTGCACCTCACGCTGGCCAACCCCCTGAAGACGGCGAGGGGGTCCTACTCCACGCGCGACGGGTTCCTCGTGCGGCTGCGGGACGAGGAGGGCCACGTAGGGCAGGGTGAAGCCATGCCGCTGCCCGAGTTCGGCACGGAGTCCCTGGCCCTGACGCACACGGTGCTGCGCGGGTGGCTGAGCGCCCTCAAGGGGCAGACGCTGGAGGACAGCATCGAGGGCGTCGAAGCCACGCTCGTCCCGTCCGCCAGCGAGGAGCTGCGCCAGCGCGGCGCGCGGATCCGCGGCATCGACCCGGAGGAGCCTGTCCCCGCCGCGCAGCATGGCCTGGAGCTGGCGCTGTTGGATCTGGTGGCCCAGCGCAAGGGCGTGCCCCTGTGCTGGCTGCTCGCGGAGGAGGCGCGGCAGGAGGTCCTGGTGAACGCGCTGCTGAGCGCGGAGGACCCGGAAGCCCTGGCCCGGGAAGCGCGTGCGGCGGTGGAGGAGGGGTATCAGACGCTGAAGGTGAAGGTCGCGGGCCGCTCGCTGGACGAGGACGAAGCCCGGGTCCGGGCCGTGCGCGACGCGGTGGGGCCGCGCGTGCGCCTGCGGCTGGACGCGAACGGCGGCTGGACGGAGCCCGAAGCCAACCGCGCCCTGGATCGGCTGGGCTGGTACGACCTGGAATTGGTGGAGCAGCCCACGCCGCCGGAGGACCTGCAGGCGCTGTGGCGGGTGCAGCGCCGCGCCCCGTGCATCATCGCCGCGGACGAGACGCTCGCCACGCCCGCCGCGGTGCGCACGCTCCTCACGATGGACCTGGGCGGCGGGCCCGCGGTGGGCGCGGTGGTGATCAAGCCGATGGTGCTCGGAGGGCTGCTGCCCTCCATGGTGGTGGCGCTGCGAGCGGCCCGAATGGGCATGCACGCGTACGTCACCAGCTCCATCGACGGCGTGGTGGCCCGCGCGGGCGCCGCGCATCTGGCCTCCGCGCTGCCGTCGGGAGAGCTGGCCTCCGGCCTCGCCGTGGGACGGCTCTTCGCTGACGAGCCGCGAGATCATCCGTATCAACCCCGGGGGGGACTCGTGCGGCTGCGCGACCTGCCCGGGCTCGGACTGAACCCGGACTTCAACCGGGAACACTGA
- the menH gene encoding 2-succinyl-6-hydroxy-2,4-cyclohexadiene-1-carboxylate synthase: MGVTLAYDIWGEGPHTLLALHGFTGSGASFEHLRPLLGRSVRVVAVDLPGHGRTPLPEKTGRDGFLETVDAVVRLARELGGHVDLLGYSQGARVALGAAVRAPECFGRLIMESGSPGLHRRQERSERREADAKLVDFIRAKGVDAFVERWEALPLFDGLRRLPEPEQAALRERRKACTAQGLAGALETLGLGVQPDYWPALHRQRLPTLLLTGEQDLKFTALARRMAAELPVVWRHAFAGVTHAPHLEAPEAYVREVLSFLQTPWYEAPQFEHAILAREATHS; this comes from the coding sequence ATGGGCGTGACGCTCGCTTATGACATCTGGGGTGAAGGCCCCCATACGCTCCTGGCGCTGCACGGCTTCACCGGCAGCGGCGCTTCGTTCGAGCACCTGCGTCCGCTGCTCGGCCGCTCCGTGCGCGTGGTGGCGGTGGACCTGCCCGGCCACGGCCGCACGCCGCTGCCGGAGAAGACAGGGCGCGACGGCTTCCTGGAGACGGTGGACGCGGTGGTCCGCCTGGCCCGCGAGCTGGGCGGCCACGTGGATCTGCTCGGCTATTCGCAGGGCGCGCGGGTGGCGCTGGGCGCCGCGGTGCGCGCGCCGGAGTGCTTCGGCCGGCTGATCATGGAGAGCGGCTCGCCCGGGCTGCACCGCCGCCAGGAGCGCTCCGAGCGGCGCGAAGCCGACGCGAAGCTCGTGGACTTCATCCGCGCGAAGGGCGTGGACGCCTTCGTGGAGCGCTGGGAGGCGCTGCCCCTCTTCGACGGACTGCGCCGCCTGCCGGAGCCGGAGCAGGCCGCGCTGCGTGAGCGCCGCAAGGCGTGCACGGCGCAGGGACTGGCCGGAGCGCTGGAGACCCTGGGACTGGGCGTGCAGCCCGACTACTGGCCCGCGCTGCACCGACAGCGGCTGCCCACGCTGCTGCTCACCGGTGAGCAGGACCTCAAGTTCACGGCCCTGGCCAGGCGCATGGCGGCGGAGCTGCCGGTGGTGTGGCGCCACGCCTTCGCCGGGGTCACCCACGCCCCGCACCTGGAGGCGCCGGAGGCGTACGTGCGCGAAGTGCTCTCGTTCCTCCAGACGCCCTGGTACGAAGCGCCGCAGTTCGAACACGCCATCCTGGCGCGAGAGGCGACCCACTCGTGA
- a CDS encoding isochorismate synthase, with protein sequence MTPLSPAEDPRWVAGMMPLPGVDPLAGAGSLGVPSVYWERPVAREAVAGWGEAGVLEAHAPGELPAVLGALGHDSVRWLDAVSPQMPGPWFGGMRFSPTQPVDGAWRSHGLARWTLPEVLVWREGSALAVAVFAPEGQGAEDVVRSRLERVRASFPSSYRHPVGAPVALRTASSRPDFEALVDRAVEAIGAGQLNKVVLARALEAEGPEPFDVVDVLARLREQNPRCATFLFRAPDGTGFLGATPETLCRVDGRRLETEALAGSAAPGGAEALDASDKDRREHDAVVRYILQALTPVAASVSADAQPSVLALKNVVHLRTGIRAELADGVDTAKVVTALHPTPAVGGTPRERALSFLVEHESLDRGWYAGPVGWVGPGRAHLVVALRSALVRGAKARLFVGAGIVAGSSAESEWRETEMKSLAMLRALGGR encoded by the coding sequence ATGACGCCGCTCAGTCCCGCTGAGGATCCGCGATGGGTCGCCGGGATGATGCCGCTGCCCGGCGTGGATCCGCTGGCCGGAGCGGGCAGCCTCGGCGTTCCTTCCGTGTACTGGGAGCGGCCGGTGGCGCGCGAGGCGGTGGCGGGGTGGGGCGAGGCGGGCGTGCTCGAAGCGCATGCGCCCGGTGAGTTGCCCGCGGTGCTGGGCGCGCTCGGTCACGACAGCGTGCGGTGGCTGGACGCGGTGTCCCCCCAGATGCCGGGCCCCTGGTTCGGCGGCATGCGCTTCAGCCCCACGCAGCCGGTGGATGGCGCGTGGCGTTCGCATGGGCTGGCGCGCTGGACGCTGCCGGAGGTGCTGGTGTGGCGCGAGGGCAGCGCGCTGGCGGTCGCGGTCTTCGCTCCGGAGGGGCAGGGCGCGGAGGACGTGGTGCGCTCGCGGCTGGAGCGCGTGCGAGCGTCCTTCCCTTCGTCCTACCGCCATCCGGTGGGCGCGCCGGTCGCGCTGCGCACGGCTTCGTCCCGGCCGGACTTCGAGGCGCTGGTGGACCGCGCGGTGGAGGCCATTGGCGCCGGCCAGTTGAACAAGGTGGTGCTGGCGCGGGCGCTGGAGGCGGAGGGGCCGGAGCCCTTCGACGTGGTGGACGTGCTGGCGCGGCTTCGCGAGCAGAACCCGCGATGCGCGACGTTCCTCTTCCGCGCGCCGGACGGCACGGGCTTCCTGGGCGCGACGCCGGAGACGCTGTGCCGGGTGGACGGGCGCAGGCTGGAGACCGAAGCGCTCGCGGGGTCCGCGGCGCCGGGCGGCGCGGAGGCGCTGGACGCGAGCGACAAGGACCGGCGCGAGCATGACGCGGTGGTGCGCTACATCCTCCAGGCGCTGACGCCGGTGGCGGCGAGCGTGTCCGCGGACGCGCAGCCGTCCGTGCTCGCGCTGAAGAACGTGGTGCACCTGCGCACGGGCATCCGCGCGGAGCTGGCGGACGGCGTGGACACCGCGAAGGTCGTCACGGCGCTGCACCCCACGCCGGCGGTGGGCGGCACGCCGCGCGAGCGCGCGCTGTCGTTCCTGGTGGAGCACGAGTCGCTGGACAGGGGCTGGTACGCGGGGCCGGTGGGCTGGGTGGGCCCCGGGCGTGCGCACCTGGTGGTGGCGTTGCGCTCGGCGCTGGTGCGCGGGGCGAAGGCCCGGCTCTTCGTGGGCGCGGGCATCGTCGCGGGCTCCAGCGCGGAGTCCGAGTGGCGGGAGACGGAGATGAAGAGTCTGGCGATGTTGCGCGCGCTGGGGGGCCGGTGA
- the aroC gene encoding chorismate synthase: protein MNTFGTLFRLTTFGESHGPALGSVIDGCPAGVPLTREVIQAALDRRRPGQSALVTPRNEPDTVEILSGVFQDKTLGTPIAAIVRNANQRSQDYNQLASVDRPGHADAVWRERYKHRDHRGGGRTSGRETLCRVIGGAIAEAYLARDLPSISTVAYVSQVGELVAPVPAPGLTRAMVDAHPTRCPDEAVREEMARQILAAKEAGDSLGGSIDVRVEGLPVGLGEPIFGKLKALIAQALGSIGAVTGVMWGPPDLLQRIGQPGTKFHSVKDAYGGIQGGLANGEPMQVRAFFKPPATLADHAKGGRHDPCIMPRAVPVLEAMVSLVIADLVQQLNARPHSA from the coding sequence ATGAATACCTTTGGCACCCTCTTCCGGTTGACGACGTTCGGCGAAAGCCATGGCCCCGCGCTGGGCTCCGTCATCGACGGCTGCCCCGCGGGCGTTCCGCTCACGCGCGAGGTGATCCAGGCGGCCCTGGATCGCCGGCGTCCCGGGCAGTCCGCCCTGGTGACCCCGCGCAACGAGCCCGACACCGTGGAAATCCTCTCCGGCGTCTTCCAGGACAAGACGCTGGGCACGCCCATCGCGGCCATCGTGCGCAACGCGAACCAGCGCTCGCAGGACTACAACCAGCTGGCCAGCGTGGACCGGCCGGGTCACGCGGACGCCGTGTGGCGCGAGCGCTACAAGCACCGCGACCACCGGGGCGGCGGCCGCACCAGCGGACGTGAGACGCTCTGCCGCGTCATCGGCGGCGCCATCGCGGAGGCGTACCTCGCGCGCGACCTGCCCTCCATCAGCACCGTGGCCTACGTCTCCCAGGTGGGCGAGCTGGTCGCGCCCGTTCCGGCGCCGGGCCTCACCCGCGCCATGGTGGACGCGCACCCCACCCGCTGCCCGGATGAAGCCGTCCGTGAAGAGATGGCCCGGCAGATCCTCGCCGCGAAGGAGGCTGGCGACAGCCTGGGCGGATCCATCGACGTGCGCGTGGAGGGCCTGCCCGTCGGCCTGGGCGAGCCCATCTTCGGCAAGCTGAAGGCGCTCATCGCGCAGGCGCTGGGCAGCATCGGCGCCGTCACCGGTGTCATGTGGGGTCCGCCGGATCTGCTCCAGCGCATCGGCCAGCCCGGCACGAAGTTCCACTCCGTGAAGGACGCGTACGGCGGCATCCAGGGTGGGCTCGCCAACGGTGAGCCCATGCAGGTGCGCGCCTTCTTCAAGCCGCCCGCGACGCTGGCGGATCACGCCAAGGGCGGCCGTCACGACCCGTGCATCATGCCCCGCGCCGTCCCGGTGCTGGAGGCCATGGTGTCGCTCGTCATCGCCGACCTCGTCCAGCAACTCAACGCCCGCCCCCACTCCGCATGA